In a single window of the Megalobrama amblycephala isolate DHTTF-2021 linkage group LG3, ASM1881202v1, whole genome shotgun sequence genome:
- the LOC125264562 gene encoding kelch repeat-containing protein isoform X2: MEDFGVYAIFGVDEPPQQILRRDGWQSSVEIQPSVQLMVLFSRGDWGKRDAISVELADERNIPISMGKLTPFNKCLSWEAGEDGVWSNGATLTVKLSGGTSDFLDPMLTVSQMECTPECNSTAPALRECPGKRKRSQGEDYEEINEGRGKENICPNASEKATPHRRGKNNPRGGQTRLFSQKEEQTATSSSQSHKAKGKQAKTPSQTAPLDKPSGRWGQTLCPIDPQTAILIGGQGSRMQFCKDPIWKLCTEDLSWVPAETLAEGPTPEARIGHTATYDPESKRIFVFGGSKHKKWFNDVHILDTESWRWTLVEAQGKVPPLAYHSCSMFRGELFVFGGVFPRPHPEPDGCSDSLYIFNPDMAIWYQPIVNGEKPAPRSGHSACVMQGRIFVFGGWDTPVCFNDMFMLDLGLMEFSAVKTSGTAPSPRSWHGCAVLSDCSFLIHGGYNGNNALSDTFIFNTDTSCWSSLILPQLNSVPRAGHSIITMPTTCRKGSIDEQEELSESAPQTLLVFGGGDNEGSFFSDLFTMPVEELRRD; encoded by the exons ATGGAGGACTTTGGTGTTTATGCGATATTTGGAGTAGATGAACCACCACAGCAGATCTTAAG GCGTGATGGCTGGCAGAGCTCAGTTGAGATCCAGCCCAGTGTTCAGCTGATGGTTCTCTTCTCCAGAGGAGACTGGGGAAAGCGAGATGCAATCTCTGTGGAACTTGCTGATGAGAGAAACATACCCATTAGTATGGGAAAACTAACACCATTCAATAA ATGTCTGTCATGGGAAGCTGGTGAGGATGGAGTCTGGTCCAATGGAGCAACCTTAACTGTTAAACTCAGTGGG GGTACTAGTGATTTCTTGGATCCAATGTTGACTGTTTCACAGATGGAATGCACTCCAGAG TGCAACTCCACAGCACCGGCATTAAGGGAGTGTCCAGGCAAGAGGAAGCGGTCTCAGGGAGAGGATTATGAAGAAATCAATGAAGGGAGAGGAAAGGAGAACATCTGTCCTAACGCCTCAGAAAAGGCAACACCTCACAGACGGGGGAAGAACAATCCTCGTGGAGGTCAAACACGACTGTTCTCGCAAAAGGAGGAACAGACTGCAACTTCCAGTTCTCAGAGCCACAAAGCTAAAGGCAAGCAAGCCAAAACCCCCTCACAGACTG CTCCATTAGACAAGCCGTCAGGTCGCTGGGGTCAGACTCTCTGTCCCATTGATCCTCAGACAGCCATTTTGATTGGAGGACAAGGATCCAGAATGCAGTTCTGTAAAGACCCCATCTGGAAACTGTGCACAG AGGATCTTTCTTGGGTACCTGCTGAAACCCTGGCAGAAGGACCGACCCCTGAGGCCCGCATTGGTCACACTGCAACCTATGACCCTGAGTCTAAGCGTATCTTTGTGTTTGGCGGCTCGAAGCATAAGAAATGGTTTAATGATGTTCACATCTTAGACACAGAAAGCTGGCGTTGGACTTTGGTTGAG GCGCAGGGAAAAGTGCCTCCTCTGGCTTACCACAGCTGCAGTATGTTTCGGGGAGAGCTCTTTGTGTTTGGAGGAGTGTTTCCTCGCCCACATCCAGAACCAGACGGCTGCAGTGACTCCCTCTATATCTTCAACCCTGATATGGCCATCTGGTATCAACCCATTGTCAATGGAGAGAAGCCTGCTCCACGCTCTGG GCACTCAGCATGTGTGATGCAGGGGAGGATCTTTGTGTTTGGCGGATGGGACACCCCTGTCTGCTTCAATGACATGTTCATGCTAGACCTTG GCTTGATGGAGTTTTCTGCTGTGAAGACAAGTGGAACAGCCCCCTCTCCTAGAAG CTGGCATGGCTGTGCGGTTCTTTCGGACTGCAGCTTCCTGATCCATGGCGGCTACAATGGGAACAACGCACTGAGTGATACATTCATCTTCAACACAG ACACTAGTTGCTGGTCATCTCTGATTCTACCCCAGCTCAATTCTGTTCCCCGAGCTGGGCACTCCATCATTACCATGCCCACCACATGCAGaaag GGATCCATAGATGAACAGGAGGAACTTTCAGAGTCAGCTCCACAAACGCTGTTGGTTTTCGGTGGGGGTGACAACGAAGGGAGCTTCTTTTCCGACCTTTTCACTATGCCAGTAGAGGAGCTAAGAAGAGACTAA
- the LOC125264562 gene encoding kelch repeat-containing protein isoform X1: MEDFGVYAIFGVDEPPQQILSRRDGWQSSVEIQPSVQLMVLFSRGDWGKRDAISVELADERNIPISMGKLTPFNKCLSWEAGEDGVWSNGATLTVKLSGGTSDFLDPMLTVSQMECTPECNSTAPALRECPGKRKRSQGEDYEEINEGRGKENICPNASEKATPHRRGKNNPRGGQTRLFSQKEEQTATSSSQSHKAKGKQAKTPSQTAPLDKPSGRWGQTLCPIDPQTAILIGGQGSRMQFCKDPIWKLCTEDLSWVPAETLAEGPTPEARIGHTATYDPESKRIFVFGGSKHKKWFNDVHILDTESWRWTLVEAQGKVPPLAYHSCSMFRGELFVFGGVFPRPHPEPDGCSDSLYIFNPDMAIWYQPIVNGEKPAPRSGHSACVMQGRIFVFGGWDTPVCFNDMFMLDLGLMEFSAVKTSGTAPSPRSWHGCAVLSDCSFLIHGGYNGNNALSDTFIFNTDTSCWSSLILPQLNSVPRAGHSIITMPTTCRKGSIDEQEELSESAPQTLLVFGGGDNEGSFFSDLFTMPVEELRRD, from the exons ATGGAGGACTTTGGTGTTTATGCGATATTTGGAGTAGATGAACCACCACAGCAGATCTTAAG CAGGCGTGATGGCTGGCAGAGCTCAGTTGAGATCCAGCCCAGTGTTCAGCTGATGGTTCTCTTCTCCAGAGGAGACTGGGGAAAGCGAGATGCAATCTCTGTGGAACTTGCTGATGAGAGAAACATACCCATTAGTATGGGAAAACTAACACCATTCAATAA ATGTCTGTCATGGGAAGCTGGTGAGGATGGAGTCTGGTCCAATGGAGCAACCTTAACTGTTAAACTCAGTGGG GGTACTAGTGATTTCTTGGATCCAATGTTGACTGTTTCACAGATGGAATGCACTCCAGAG TGCAACTCCACAGCACCGGCATTAAGGGAGTGTCCAGGCAAGAGGAAGCGGTCTCAGGGAGAGGATTATGAAGAAATCAATGAAGGGAGAGGAAAGGAGAACATCTGTCCTAACGCCTCAGAAAAGGCAACACCTCACAGACGGGGGAAGAACAATCCTCGTGGAGGTCAAACACGACTGTTCTCGCAAAAGGAGGAACAGACTGCAACTTCCAGTTCTCAGAGCCACAAAGCTAAAGGCAAGCAAGCCAAAACCCCCTCACAGACTG CTCCATTAGACAAGCCGTCAGGTCGCTGGGGTCAGACTCTCTGTCCCATTGATCCTCAGACAGCCATTTTGATTGGAGGACAAGGATCCAGAATGCAGTTCTGTAAAGACCCCATCTGGAAACTGTGCACAG AGGATCTTTCTTGGGTACCTGCTGAAACCCTGGCAGAAGGACCGACCCCTGAGGCCCGCATTGGTCACACTGCAACCTATGACCCTGAGTCTAAGCGTATCTTTGTGTTTGGCGGCTCGAAGCATAAGAAATGGTTTAATGATGTTCACATCTTAGACACAGAAAGCTGGCGTTGGACTTTGGTTGAG GCGCAGGGAAAAGTGCCTCCTCTGGCTTACCACAGCTGCAGTATGTTTCGGGGAGAGCTCTTTGTGTTTGGAGGAGTGTTTCCTCGCCCACATCCAGAACCAGACGGCTGCAGTGACTCCCTCTATATCTTCAACCCTGATATGGCCATCTGGTATCAACCCATTGTCAATGGAGAGAAGCCTGCTCCACGCTCTGG GCACTCAGCATGTGTGATGCAGGGGAGGATCTTTGTGTTTGGCGGATGGGACACCCCTGTCTGCTTCAATGACATGTTCATGCTAGACCTTG GCTTGATGGAGTTTTCTGCTGTGAAGACAAGTGGAACAGCCCCCTCTCCTAGAAG CTGGCATGGCTGTGCGGTTCTTTCGGACTGCAGCTTCCTGATCCATGGCGGCTACAATGGGAACAACGCACTGAGTGATACATTCATCTTCAACACAG ACACTAGTTGCTGGTCATCTCTGATTCTACCCCAGCTCAATTCTGTTCCCCGAGCTGGGCACTCCATCATTACCATGCCCACCACATGCAGaaag GGATCCATAGATGAACAGGAGGAACTTTCAGAGTCAGCTCCACAAACGCTGTTGGTTTTCGGTGGGGGTGACAACGAAGGGAGCTTCTTTTCCGACCTTTTCACTATGCCAGTAGAGGAGCTAAGAAGAGACTAA